A single Lolium perenne isolate Kyuss_39 chromosome 6, Kyuss_2.0, whole genome shotgun sequence DNA region contains:
- the LOC127320960 gene encoding uncharacterized protein isoform X1, producing MSNCLLFYSHITSLLNYSSSSSHTAVFRINLIVLHIIFALISLAPSFFPSPTSACTTLIQSSQCIEIDTELLYLVEGKMITREEVEIMGAVKDKQELVEILEDDGKRSIDGRPLDLNESVDVESEEGEVGDDEDDEGDQEDDDDDGGSTTDVAGSRSSSNNSNTNDASEIQNGTGSGVHRVPSVRPYNRSKLPRLRWTPDLHMAFVHAVERLGGQERATPKLVLQMMNVRGLSIAHVKSHLQMYRSKKLDHEGRLIRGANSSVFSPLDFHSMRGDRRFHDMFLQRAAVLSSRADNGGLFASRNGGLPNTTSRLYGILQHHHHRPSPVQTFGYKNCSFGNQEWAFSQHDMISRKDVKASSSSTMPHLFASSSLRRWPLTSVVAGAGEVRRDESFGYFTGSSSRTLSTPMAPAMSTVPGGGNHRLPFRWYGGDGGNGAKSTSSDPVVIDEALDFRLKQKHLEPGTPTTPVYEVHGKRPPETPNLKLSLSPATVDTTDGILSTKRKKSSASTEQEIEHGNKLSISLSLSPPAASMHMQRQEKTRGGSVEAALGQSTLDLTMSIRALE from the exons ATGTCCAATTGCCTCTTATTTTATTCCCACATCACTAGCTTGCTTAATTATTCGTCTTCGTCCTCTCACACAGCAGTGTTTCGTATCAATCTTATAGTGCTCCATATCATTTTTGCCCTCATATCCCTAGCGCCTTCTTTCTTCCCCTCTCCTACTTCTGCTTGCACGACTCTGATCCAATCCTCGCAGTGTATAGAGATAGATACTGAGCTACTATACTTAGTAGAAGGTAAGATGATAACTAGGGAGGAGGTAGAGATCATGGGAGCTGTGAAAGACAAGCAGGAGCTAGTTGAGATCCTCGAGGACGACGGGAAGAGATCCATAGATGGGAGGCCGCTGGACCTCAACGAGAGCGTCGATGTGGAGAGTGAGGAAGGAGAAGTcggcgacgatgaagacgacgaggGCGACcaggaggacgatgatgatgatggaggtaGCACCACCGATGTTGCTGGGAGCAGGAGCTCTAGCAACAACAGCAACACCAACGATGCTTCGGAGATCCAAAACGGTACAGGGAGCGGCGTACACAGGGTGCCGTCGGTGCGGCCATACAACCGGTCGAAGCTGCCTCGGCTCCGGTGGACTCCCGACCTCCACATGGCCTTCGTCCACGCCGTCGAGAGGCTTGGTGGACAAGAGA GAGCGACCCCTAAGCTGGTACTTCAGATGATGAACGTTAGGGGACTCAGCATTGCTCATGTAAAAAGCCACCTGCAG ATGTACAGAAGCAAGAAGCTAGACCATGAAGGTCGCCTGATTAGGGGAGCCAACTCCTCAG TATTTTCTCCTTTGGATTTCCACTCGATGAGAGGCGATCGACGGTTCCACGACATGTTCCTCCAAAGAGCTGCCGTGCTCTCCTCGAGGGCGGACAACGGCGGCTTATTCGCGTCGCGAAACGGCGGCCTCCCGAATACTACTAGCCGCCTCTACGGGATtctccaacaccaccaccaccggccgtCTCCGGTGCAAACATTCGGCTACAAGAACTGCAGTTTCGG GAATCAAGAGTGGGCGTTCAGCCAGCATGACATGATTTCCAGAAAGGATGTGAaggcgtcgtcgtcctccaccatGCCGCACTTGTTCGCGTCCTCGTCGTTGAGGAGGTGGCCGTTAACCTCCGTGGTTGCCGGCGCCGGTGAGGTAAGACGAGATGAAAGCTTCGGTTATTTTACCGGAAGCAGCTCTAGGACACTGTCTACGCCCATGGCGCCGGCGATGTCGACAGTTCCAGGGGGAGGCAACCATCGTCTCCCGTTTAGATGGTACGGAGGAGATGGCGGCAACGGCGCTAAGTCTACATCGTCAGATCCCGTGGTGATCGACGAAGCCCTAGATTTCCGGCTCAAG CAGAAGCATCTGGAACCGGGTACTCCGACCACACCGGTTTACGAGGTGCATGGTAAGCGGCCGCCGGAGACGCCAAACTTGAAGCTCAGCTTGTCCCCGGCCACGGTAGACACTACCGATGGGATATTGAgtacgaagaggaagaagagctcCGCATCAACTGAGCAAGAGATTGAGCATGGCAACAAGCTCTCGATTTCGCTCTCGCTCTCACCACCCGCAGCTTCCATGCACATGCAGCGGCAGGAAAAGACAAGAGGGGGCAGCGTGGAGGCCGCTCTGGGACAGAGTACTTTGGATCTGACCATGTCGATCAGGGCATTGGAGTGA
- the LOC127320960 gene encoding uncharacterized protein isoform X2, which produces MSNCLLFYSHITSLLNYSSSSSHTAVFRINLIVLHIIFALISLAPSFFPSPTSACTTLIQSSQCIEIDTELLYLVEGKMITREEVEIMGAVKDKQELVEILEDDGKRSIDGRPLDLNESVDVESEEGEVGDDEDDEGDQEDDDDDGGSTTDVAGSRSSSNNSNTNDASEIQNGTGSGVHRVPSVRPYNRSKLPRLRWTPDLHMAFVHAVERLGGQERATPKLVLQMMNVRGLSIAHVKSHLQMYRSKKLDHEGRLIRGANSSVFSPLDFHSMRGDRRFHDMFLQRAAVLSSRADNGGLFASRNGGLPNTTSRLYGILQHHHHRPSPVQTFGYKNCSFGNQEWAFSQHDMISRKDVKASSSSTMPHLFASSSLRRWPLTSVVAGAGEVRRDESFGYFTGSSSRTLSTPMAPAMSTVPGGGNHRLPFRWYGGDGGNGAKSTSSDPVVIDEALDFRLKKHLEPGTPTTPVYEVHGKRPPETPNLKLSLSPATVDTTDGILSTKRKKSSASTEQEIEHGNKLSISLSLSPPAASMHMQRQEKTRGGSVEAALGQSTLDLTMSIRALE; this is translated from the exons ATGTCCAATTGCCTCTTATTTTATTCCCACATCACTAGCTTGCTTAATTATTCGTCTTCGTCCTCTCACACAGCAGTGTTTCGTATCAATCTTATAGTGCTCCATATCATTTTTGCCCTCATATCCCTAGCGCCTTCTTTCTTCCCCTCTCCTACTTCTGCTTGCACGACTCTGATCCAATCCTCGCAGTGTATAGAGATAGATACTGAGCTACTATACTTAGTAGAAGGTAAGATGATAACTAGGGAGGAGGTAGAGATCATGGGAGCTGTGAAAGACAAGCAGGAGCTAGTTGAGATCCTCGAGGACGACGGGAAGAGATCCATAGATGGGAGGCCGCTGGACCTCAACGAGAGCGTCGATGTGGAGAGTGAGGAAGGAGAAGTcggcgacgatgaagacgacgaggGCGACcaggaggacgatgatgatgatggaggtaGCACCACCGATGTTGCTGGGAGCAGGAGCTCTAGCAACAACAGCAACACCAACGATGCTTCGGAGATCCAAAACGGTACAGGGAGCGGCGTACACAGGGTGCCGTCGGTGCGGCCATACAACCGGTCGAAGCTGCCTCGGCTCCGGTGGACTCCCGACCTCCACATGGCCTTCGTCCACGCCGTCGAGAGGCTTGGTGGACAAGAGA GAGCGACCCCTAAGCTGGTACTTCAGATGATGAACGTTAGGGGACTCAGCATTGCTCATGTAAAAAGCCACCTGCAG ATGTACAGAAGCAAGAAGCTAGACCATGAAGGTCGCCTGATTAGGGGAGCCAACTCCTCAG TATTTTCTCCTTTGGATTTCCACTCGATGAGAGGCGATCGACGGTTCCACGACATGTTCCTCCAAAGAGCTGCCGTGCTCTCCTCGAGGGCGGACAACGGCGGCTTATTCGCGTCGCGAAACGGCGGCCTCCCGAATACTACTAGCCGCCTCTACGGGATtctccaacaccaccaccaccggccgtCTCCGGTGCAAACATTCGGCTACAAGAACTGCAGTTTCGG GAATCAAGAGTGGGCGTTCAGCCAGCATGACATGATTTCCAGAAAGGATGTGAaggcgtcgtcgtcctccaccatGCCGCACTTGTTCGCGTCCTCGTCGTTGAGGAGGTGGCCGTTAACCTCCGTGGTTGCCGGCGCCGGTGAGGTAAGACGAGATGAAAGCTTCGGTTATTTTACCGGAAGCAGCTCTAGGACACTGTCTACGCCCATGGCGCCGGCGATGTCGACAGTTCCAGGGGGAGGCAACCATCGTCTCCCGTTTAGATGGTACGGAGGAGATGGCGGCAACGGCGCTAAGTCTACATCGTCAGATCCCGTGGTGATCGACGAAGCCCTAGATTTCCGGCTCAAG AAGCATCTGGAACCGGGTACTCCGACCACACCGGTTTACGAGGTGCATGGTAAGCGGCCGCCGGAGACGCCAAACTTGAAGCTCAGCTTGTCCCCGGCCACGGTAGACACTACCGATGGGATATTGAgtacgaagaggaagaagagctcCGCATCAACTGAGCAAGAGATTGAGCATGGCAACAAGCTCTCGATTTCGCTCTCGCTCTCACCACCCGCAGCTTCCATGCACATGCAGCGGCAGGAAAAGACAAGAGGGGGCAGCGTGGAGGCCGCTCTGGGACAGAGTACTTTGGATCTGACCATGTCGATCAGGGCATTGGAGTGA